In a single window of the Solea solea chromosome 14, fSolSol10.1, whole genome shotgun sequence genome:
- the LOC131472273 gene encoding short coiled-coil protein B-like yields MSSDDGDLENQAELEEKTKLISQVLELQHTLEDLSARVDGVKEENLKLKSENQVLGQYIENLMSASSVFQTTDTKSKRK; encoded by the exons ATGAGCTCAGACGATG GTGACTTGGAGAACCAGgctgagctggaggagaagaCCAAGCTCATCAGTCAGGTGTTGGAACTTCAGCACACTTTagagg ACCTGTCTGCTCGAGTGGACGGCGTCAAAGAGGAGAACCTGAAGCTGAAGTCAGAGAACCAGGTTCTGGGTCAGTACATTGAGAACCTGATGTCTGCCTCCAGCGTCTTCCAGACGACCGACACCAAGAGCAAGCGCAAGTGA